A genomic window from Sporosarcina sp. Marseille-Q4063 includes:
- a CDS encoding pyroglutamyl-peptidase I: MKTLLLTGFEPFLKFTVNPTMKIARELHGEIIGNYKIHSEILRVDFASSGSQLLTHIERIQPDAVISLGLAGGRYKITPERIAINVKDGDVDNEGNKPTDEAIRVDGDDGYFTSLPIREMVNRLQESGLPAAISNTAGTYLCNNVMYEALHYADMNQPNMKCGFIHIPASHELAIQHGGIPSWSHDDLKKGISVCIEVLGSDES, translated from the coding sequence ATGAAAACACTACTCTTAACGGGATTTGAACCTTTCTTGAAATTCACAGTGAATCCGACGATGAAAATTGCCCGAGAATTACACGGCGAGATTATTGGAAACTATAAAATCCATAGTGAAATTTTACGTGTTGATTTTGCTTCATCAGGCAGCCAATTACTGACGCATATTGAAAGGATTCAACCCGATGCGGTTATATCCCTAGGACTTGCAGGCGGTCGCTATAAGATAACGCCTGAACGAATCGCGATTAATGTCAAAGACGGGGATGTTGATAACGAGGGAAATAAGCCTACTGACGAAGCGATACGGGTTGATGGAGATGACGGTTATTTCACGTCATTACCTATTCGAGAAATGGTTAATCGCCTACAAGAATCAGGGTTGCCTGCAGCGATTTCTAATACCGCAGGGACTTATTTATGCAATAACGTCATGTACGAGGCACTTCATTATGCGGACATGAATCAACCGAATATGAAATGCGGTTTTATTCATATTCCAGCGTCGCATGAATTGGCGATTCAGCACGGAGGGATTCCAAGTTGGTCGCATGACGATTTGAAAAAAGGTATTTCTGTATGCATTGAAGTGTTGGGTTCCGACGAATCCTAA
- a CDS encoding 4Fe-4S binding protein, with product MAYVITSACITEKAADCVMVCPVDCIEEGEDQFFIDPDVCIDCGACVAACPVEAIYHEEDLLDEDLPFLEKAKTFYNIA from the coding sequence ATGGCCTATGTGATAACATCTGCTTGTATTACAGAAAAAGCAGCGGATTGCGTTATGGTATGTCCAGTTGATTGTATCGAAGAGGGCGAAGATCAGTTCTTCATCGACCCAGATGTTTGTATAGATTGCGGGGCTTGTGTAGCAGCATGTCCGGTTGAAGCGATTTACCACGAAGAGGATTTACTTGATGAAGATCTGCCGTTTCTAGAAAAAGCGAAAACATTTTATAATATTGCTTAA
- the metA gene encoding homoserine O-succinyltransferase encodes MPINIPKGLPARQLLKEEKIFVMDEDRAKMQDIRPLNIAILNLMPEKERTELQLLRLLGNTPLQVNVTFLYTATHNSKNISKSHLDNYYETFEDVKGRRFDGLIITGAPIEHLQFEDVNYWSELTKIMDWSKDNVTSVLHICWGAQAALYHHYGIDKYELPEKCSGVFNHSLSDVTVKLVQGFNDEFNAPHSRYTTVSSEEIKKNPNLTLLAESDDAGAFIVMSNDDKHIMLTGHLEYDAGTLAEEYERDVAKGIDINVPENYFPNDDPTKKPLNTWRSHTHLLFSNWLNYYVYQETPFEWK; translated from the coding sequence TTGCCGATAAATATACCTAAAGGATTGCCGGCACGACAGTTATTAAAGGAAGAAAAGATATTTGTCATGGATGAAGATCGTGCGAAAATGCAAGATATTCGACCGCTTAATATCGCGATTTTGAATTTGATGCCTGAAAAAGAACGTACGGAGTTGCAATTGTTGCGCTTGTTGGGGAATACGCCGCTTCAAGTGAATGTGACGTTTTTATATACAGCAACCCACAACTCGAAAAATATTAGCAAATCGCATCTAGATAACTATTATGAAACATTTGAAGATGTAAAGGGTCGTCGATTTGATGGATTAATCATAACGGGTGCGCCGATTGAACATTTACAATTTGAGGATGTTAATTATTGGAGTGAATTAACAAAGATAATGGACTGGTCGAAGGACAATGTGACGTCGGTTTTACATATTTGTTGGGGGGCACAGGCCGCGCTTTATCACCATTATGGAATTGATAAATATGAGTTGCCCGAAAAATGTTCTGGCGTGTTCAATCATAGTTTGTCAGATGTCACAGTAAAACTTGTTCAAGGGTTTAATGATGAATTTAACGCACCGCATTCACGCTATACGACTGTTTCTTCTGAAGAAATTAAAAAGAATCCGAATTTGACATTGCTAGCTGAATCCGATGATGCGGGCGCATTTATTGTCATGTCAAATGATGATAAACATATCATGCTAACCGGACATTTGGAATACGATGCGGGTACGCTTGCTGAAGAATATGAAAGAGATGTAGCGAAAGGCATCGATATCAATGTTCCGGAAAATTACTTTCCGAATGATGATCCGACAAAGAAACCATTAAATACATGGAGATCTCATACACATTTACTCTTTTCGAATTGGTTGAATTATTATGTATACCAAGAAACACCTTTTGAATGGAAATGA
- a CDS encoding ABC transporter permease: protein MANQLFTKTSILSRFILRRDRLRISVWLVGLVVFTFLVAQTFVELYGTEEERQAIADTMLNPAMTAMVGPVYGIENYTIGAMFAHEMLLFTAIAFGLMSILLVARHTRADEEVGRIEMIRSLPTGRLSNLASTVAVVSGVNILFAVLIGFGLFWMGIDSMDLEGSLLYGAALGATGIFFTAVTAVFAQLSENVRGTIGFAFTVLGVSYLVRAVGDVGNETLSWFSPLGWVLSSEVYVNNYWWPIALTIGVALLLILLAFCLNAIRDLGSGFLPAKPGRRHASVFLQSPLGLMFRLQRTSLIAWGIGMFILGASYGSVFGELETFFSDNEMLAELLTPIEGFSLTDQFITMLMSIMAMLSTVPALMAMNKLIGEEKKNRTEHLLGRAVSRTRLMASSYVLSIATSFVMISLAAIGLWSAGNAVMEEGLAFGTLYGAAVVYLPAMWIMIGLAALLIGAAPKLTGLTWIYLIYSFVVVYLGGLLQFPEWLGNLSPFGQVPNIPVEDMDYMKVSILVVIAIIAAVVGFVGYYRRDIEG, encoded by the coding sequence ATGGCAAATCAACTATTTACGAAAACTAGCATTCTTTCGCGCTTCATATTACGAAGAGATCGTTTGCGTATTTCGGTTTGGTTAGTTGGATTAGTGGTATTTACTTTTTTAGTTGCACAGACATTTGTTGAATTGTATGGAACAGAAGAGGAAAGACAAGCGATTGCTGATACGATGTTAAATCCGGCGATGACAGCAATGGTTGGTCCAGTTTACGGAATTGAAAACTATACAATTGGGGCTATGTTTGCTCATGAAATGCTGCTTTTTACGGCGATTGCCTTTGGACTTATGAGTATATTATTGGTTGCGCGCCATACTCGTGCGGATGAAGAGGTTGGCCGGATTGAAATGATTCGTTCTTTGCCGACGGGACGTTTGTCCAATTTAGCGTCAACCGTTGCTGTTGTGAGCGGCGTGAACATCCTATTTGCTGTCCTAATTGGATTCGGATTGTTTTGGATGGGCATTGATAGCATGGATTTGGAAGGCTCGTTATTATATGGAGCCGCTTTAGGGGCAACTGGGATATTTTTTACAGCGGTTACGGCTGTTTTTGCACAGCTTTCGGAAAACGTTCGCGGTACGATTGGATTTGCTTTTACTGTGCTGGGTGTTTCTTACCTTGTCCGTGCCGTAGGTGATGTTGGAAACGAGACGCTTTCTTGGTTTTCACCGTTAGGCTGGGTGTTAAGCTCAGAAGTTTATGTGAATAATTATTGGTGGCCAATCGCGTTAACGATAGGTGTAGCATTGCTTTTAATTCTTCTGGCATTCTGCTTAAATGCAATTCGAGATTTAGGGTCAGGGTTTTTACCGGCAAAGCCTGGTAGAAGACATGCATCAGTGTTTTTGCAAAGCCCATTAGGTCTCATGTTTAGGCTACAGCGCACGAGTTTAATCGCTTGGGGAATCGGCATGTTCATACTTGGTGCATCTTACGGGTCAGTATTCGGCGAACTAGAGACCTTTTTCTCGGATAATGAGATGTTGGCGGAGCTCCTAACGCCTATCGAAGGATTTTCATTAACCGATCAATTCATAACGATGTTAATGTCCATTATGGCGATGTTGAGTACTGTTCCGGCTTTGATGGCAATGAATAAACTTATCGGTGAAGAAAAAAAGAATCGAACGGAACATTTGCTAGGCCGCGCGGTTTCTCGGACGCGATTAATGGCGAGTTCATATGTCCTTTCGATTGCAACAAGTTTTGTGATGATATCGCTAGCCGCAATTGGGTTGTGGTCTGCGGGAAATGCCGTGATGGAAGAAGGTCTGGCGTTTGGAACGCTGTATGGTGCAGCGGTTGTTTATCTTCCGGCAATGTGGATCATGATTGGTCTGGCGGCGTTGTTGATAGGCGCAGCTCCAAAGTTGACTGGCTTGACATGGATATATTTAATTTATTCATTCGTTGTTGTATATTTGGGTGGGTTGCTTCAGTTTCCGGAGTGGCTGGGTAATCTATCGCCATTCGGCCAAGTTCCGAACATACCTGTTGAAGACATGGATTATATGAAAGTATCGATTTTAGTTGTGATTGCGATTATAGCGGCAGTGGTTGGTTTTGTTGGGTATTATAGACGGGATATTGAAGGGTGA
- a CDS encoding ABC transporter ATP-binding protein, with the protein MTILEINNLTKKFGSFTALDTVNLKVEKGEIYGFIGPNGAGKSTTIRVLLGILKATEGSAKIFGKDVWADAVEIHKRIAYVPGDVNLWPNLTGGEVIDLFIKLRGTTNKSRREELIKRFDLDPTKKCRTYSKGNRQKVALIAALSSDADLYILDEPTSGLDPLMERIFQDCILEAKNAGKSVLLSSHILSEVEKLCDKVAIIREGKIIETGSLSELRHLTRTNLHVETKLPMTALHEVKGVHDIEVDGQSYSIHVDSEALDEVMKYVSQYGIIRLESAPPTLEDLFMRHYEGVSVGVGGAV; encoded by the coding sequence ATGACCATTTTAGAAATTAACAACTTGACGAAGAAGTTTGGAAGTTTTACTGCTTTGGATACTGTTAATCTAAAAGTTGAAAAAGGGGAGATTTATGGTTTCATAGGTCCGAATGGTGCAGGCAAGTCAACCACGATTCGAGTTTTGTTGGGAATTTTAAAGGCGACAGAAGGTAGCGCAAAGATTTTCGGGAAAGATGTGTGGGCAGATGCGGTTGAAATTCATAAACGAATTGCTTATGTGCCTGGGGATGTAAATCTTTGGCCGAACCTGACGGGCGGGGAAGTTATTGATCTATTTATAAAGTTGCGTGGTACAACTAATAAAAGTAGACGAGAAGAGTTAATAAAACGATTTGATTTGGATCCTACGAAAAAATGCAGAACGTATTCAAAAGGAAATCGGCAAAAAGTTGCTTTGATTGCGGCTTTATCGTCGGATGCGGATTTATATATTCTAGATGAACCGACTTCAGGACTTGACCCATTAATGGAACGTATATTTCAAGATTGTATACTGGAAGCGAAAAATGCAGGGAAGAGCGTGTTGCTTTCTAGTCATATTCTCTCTGAAGTTGAAAAGTTATGCGATAAAGTCGCGATTATTCGTGAGGGGAAAATTATTGAAACTGGCTCATTAAGTGAGTTGCGCCACTTAACAAGAACTAATTTACATGTCGAAACAAAATTGCCGATGACTGCATTGCACGAAGTAAAAGGAGTTCATGATATAGAAGTAGATGGACAATCGTATTCCATCCATGTTGACAGTGAAGCGTTGGACGAAGTTATGAAGTATGTCAGTCAATATGGGATTATTAGATTGGAAAGTGCTCCGCCGACATTGGAGGATTTATTTATGCGCCATTATGAAGGGGTTTCGGTAGGAGTCGGAGGTGCAGTTTAA
- a CDS encoding TetR/AcrR family transcriptional regulator: protein MTTKFENVDVEKQRVILNAALKEFADKGYEQASTNQIVKDADIGKGMLFYYFTNKKKLYAYLVDYCINILEEEYLERVDYSHTDIFERLKIISKVKWEFLVKYPEAINFISTLFVKNPDQLESGLNKRFQAIQEKWTSVLYENIDFSLFREDVDSKKAFELVQWSLHGYEENLKSRLQDQVISDIDYEFYFEEFYEYVDVLKTAFYK, encoded by the coding sequence GTGACAACGAAATTTGAAAATGTAGATGTTGAAAAGCAAAGAGTCATTCTTAATGCAGCGCTTAAAGAGTTTGCTGACAAAGGGTATGAACAAGCTTCGACCAATCAAATCGTAAAAGATGCGGATATTGGGAAAGGGATGCTGTTCTATTATTTTACAAACAAGAAAAAACTGTATGCCTATTTAGTCGATTATTGCATCAATATATTGGAAGAAGAATATCTTGAACGAGTCGATTATTCCCATACAGATATATTCGAAAGACTGAAAATCATATCTAAAGTTAAATGGGAGTTTCTTGTAAAGTACCCAGAAGCAATTAATTTCATTTCCACGCTTTTTGTGAAAAATCCAGACCAACTTGAATCCGGATTGAATAAACGTTTTCAAGCTATACAAGAGAAATGGACTTCCGTGCTTTATGAAAATATAGATTTCTCACTATTTAGGGAGGATGTTGATTCGAAAAAGGCGTTTGAATTGGTGCAGTGGTCACTTCATGGGTATGAAGAAAATCTGAAATCCCGTTTACAAGATCAAGTGATTTCTGACATTGATTATGAATTTTATTTTGAAGAGTTTTATGAATACGTGGATGTATTGAAAACCGCTTTTTATAAATAA
- a CDS encoding SLOG family protein, protein MKRLVVTGYKQHELGIFDDKHPGIDYIKKAIKSRFIDLLDEGLEWVIVSGQLGVEAWAVEVVIELKELYPELKYAVITPFLEQEKNWNDTNKMKYNEIIANADYHVSLTSTPYEAPWQFVEKNKFFLRNSDGMLILYDSENEGSPKFIKEAADKFAESADYQLLTITPDDLNAIAEEEQMKNWY, encoded by the coding sequence TTGAAACGGTTAGTTGTCACAGGCTATAAACAACATGAACTCGGGATATTCGATGACAAGCATCCGGGGATTGATTACATAAAAAAAGCGATAAAGAGTCGATTTATTGATTTATTAGATGAAGGGTTGGAATGGGTGATTGTCAGTGGTCAACTCGGCGTCGAAGCTTGGGCGGTCGAAGTTGTGATTGAATTAAAAGAGCTATATCCAGAGTTGAAATATGCAGTCATTACGCCTTTTCTTGAACAAGAAAAGAACTGGAACGATACAAATAAAATGAAATACAATGAAATCATCGCAAACGCGGATTACCACGTAAGTCTGACATCCACGCCTTATGAAGCGCCTTGGCAGTTTGTGGAGAAAAACAAGTTTTTCCTGCGAAATTCCGATGGCATGCTCATTCTATATGATTCAGAAAATGAAGGATCTCCGAAGTTTATCAAAGAAGCAGCGGATAAATTCGCGGAATCAGCCGACTACCAGTTACTCACGATTACACCGGACGACTTGAATGCGATTGCCGAAGAAGAACAGATGAAGAATTGGTATTGA
- a CDS encoding catalase, whose amino-acid sequence MKGDFVTDHKQTGSDNSKDRQLDQFRVVDKGKPMTTNQGLKVSEDENSLKAGVRGPTLIEDFHFREKMTHFDHERIPERVVHARGFAAHGEFELYESMKEYTKAKFLQVPGTKTPTFTRFSTVVGSRGSADTVRDVRGFATKFYTKEGIYDLVGNNIPIFFIQDAIKFPDMVHAIKPEPHNEIPQASSAHDTFWDFVANNQETAAMIMWLMSDRAIPRSFRMMEGFGVHTFRFVNEEGIAHFVKFHWKPILGIHSLVWDEAQKISGKNPDFHRVDLWESIENGNYPEFELGVQIIEESDEFMFDFDILDATKIWPEEIVPVKIIGKLQLNKNVDNFFAETEQVAFHPGNLVPGIDFTNDPLLQGRLFSYIDTQLIRLGGPNFTEIPINRPVSPVHNNQRDGYHRMTINVGKVAYHKNSLANNTPSPSTAEEGGFVHYQEKVEGRVIQARSDSFKDHFSQARLFWNSMTPPEKKHITDAFIFEVGKVKSKSVKQQVVDMFVNVDKELAMTIADNVGVNLPKGRQSEVSARSPALSQANTKYYPYTLKVGVLIGNGFDAVEVKTVVTALLNAGVNVDLIGEKLGVVRSKDNVKGNVTETFLTTDPVLYDALYVVGGKAENEAKFQSDIEYFINEAFKHYKPIGIATSGNEFFEVSDAKEGPGIVFASDDADFERDFINAIAKQRFWKRNIY is encoded by the coding sequence ATGAAAGGGGATTTTGTGACAGATCACAAGCAAACTGGTAGTGATAATAGCAAAGACAGGCAACTGGACCAATTTCGAGTCGTGGATAAAGGGAAACCGATGACAACCAATCAGGGTTTGAAAGTTTCAGAAGATGAAAACTCATTAAAGGCCGGTGTTCGAGGTCCGACACTTATAGAAGACTTTCATTTTCGCGAAAAGATGACCCACTTCGATCATGAGAGAATTCCAGAAAGGGTTGTCCATGCTAGAGGGTTTGCGGCGCACGGAGAGTTCGAACTGTATGAATCAATGAAAGAGTATACGAAAGCAAAGTTTCTTCAAGTGCCTGGAACCAAAACGCCTACGTTCACGAGATTCTCAACTGTTGTCGGCAGTCGGGGCTCCGCGGATACGGTCAGAGACGTACGCGGATTTGCCACTAAGTTTTATACAAAAGAAGGGATTTATGATCTGGTTGGAAATAACATACCGATATTTTTTATACAAGATGCGATTAAATTTCCAGACATGGTCCACGCAATAAAACCTGAACCTCATAATGAAATTCCGCAAGCTTCATCAGCTCATGATACTTTTTGGGATTTCGTTGCCAATAACCAAGAAACCGCCGCCATGATTATGTGGTTAATGTCTGATCGAGCCATTCCAAGAAGTTTTCGGATGATGGAAGGCTTTGGTGTCCATACATTCCGTTTCGTCAATGAAGAAGGAATAGCGCACTTCGTGAAGTTTCACTGGAAACCTATTTTGGGCATCCATTCGTTGGTTTGGGATGAAGCGCAGAAAATATCGGGCAAAAACCCCGACTTTCACCGAGTCGATTTATGGGAATCAATCGAAAATGGAAATTACCCGGAGTTCGAGCTAGGTGTGCAAATCATTGAAGAATCCGATGAGTTCATGTTCGATTTCGATATTCTTGACGCAACGAAAATTTGGCCAGAAGAGATTGTGCCGGTGAAGATAATCGGAAAGTTACAATTAAATAAAAACGTAGATAACTTTTTTGCGGAAACAGAGCAAGTTGCCTTTCATCCCGGAAATTTAGTTCCTGGAATCGATTTTACGAATGACCCGCTTCTCCAAGGGAGATTATTTTCTTATATAGATACTCAACTGATTCGTCTGGGCGGCCCGAACTTTACAGAAATCCCAATCAACCGTCCTGTTTCACCTGTCCATAATAATCAACGCGACGGCTATCACCGAATGACGATTAATGTGGGGAAAGTTGCGTATCATAAAAATTCGCTCGCAAATAATACGCCTTCACCGTCAACTGCTGAAGAAGGCGGATTCGTTCATTACCAAGAGAAAGTTGAAGGGAGAGTTATTCAGGCACGAAGCGATTCGTTTAAGGATCACTTTTCTCAAGCGAGATTGTTTTGGAACAGCATGACGCCACCAGAGAAAAAGCATATTACAGATGCGTTTATCTTTGAAGTCGGGAAAGTGAAAAGTAAAAGTGTCAAACAACAAGTTGTCGATATGTTCGTTAATGTCGATAAGGAACTGGCCATGACGATAGCAGACAATGTTGGCGTGAATCTTCCAAAAGGAAGGCAGTCCGAAGTCAGTGCAAGATCACCCGCACTCAGTCAAGCGAACACAAAATATTATCCTTATACATTAAAAGTCGGCGTTCTAATAGGAAATGGTTTTGATGCAGTTGAAGTTAAGACAGTAGTTACAGCTTTGTTGAACGCGGGCGTGAATGTCGATTTGATTGGCGAAAAGTTAGGCGTTGTCCGAAGTAAGGACAATGTAAAAGGCAATGTAACCGAAACATTCCTGACGACGGATCCGGTATTATATGATGCGCTTTACGTTGTCGGTGGAAAGGCTGAAAACGAGGCGAAGTTTCAAAGCGATATTGAATACTTTATCAATGAAGCATTTAAACATTATAAACCTATTGGAATCGCGACGAGTGGGAATGAATTCTTTGAAGTTTCAGATGCAAAAGAAGGACCGGGAATTGTTTTTGCTTCGGATGATGCGGATTTTGAAAGAGATTTTATTAATGCGATTGCCAAACAACGTTTTTGGAAACGTAATATTTATTAA
- a CDS encoding 3D domain-containing protein, with product MKKYIIVFAIISTLAISFVSEQVSALPLPIAEFDSELVFQPEPESSTTVYQVKPGDTLWAIAKKNDVSVEELVSLNELNSNLIVPDQEIKIKTEEVKVKEFKSKEFKAKEDVKKYIVKKGDTLSKIAKDHDISLNDLIVWNQIKSYLIYPNDQLTVSGEKSSITVANIELHPTKIKTPPAPSTANKVAKAPAPAVAKAPSASTGGQEMTMTATAYTAYCEGCSGVTYTGIDLRSNPNQKVIAVDPNIIPLGSRVWVEGYGEAIAGDIGGAIKGNIIDVFIQHKADALNWGRRTVKIKILD from the coding sequence ATGAAAAAATACATTATAGTGTTTGCGATTATTTCAACCTTGGCTATAAGCTTTGTCAGTGAACAAGTATCCGCACTGCCGCTGCCAATAGCTGAATTCGATTCTGAGTTGGTGTTTCAACCAGAGCCTGAGTCTTCAACTACCGTTTATCAAGTGAAACCTGGAGATACCCTATGGGCGATAGCAAAGAAAAACGATGTGAGCGTGGAAGAATTAGTTTCATTGAATGAGTTAAATAGCAATCTCATCGTTCCAGATCAAGAGATAAAGATTAAGACGGAAGAAGTTAAGGTGAAAGAGTTTAAGTCGAAAGAGTTTAAGGCGAAAGAAGATGTCAAAAAGTATATTGTTAAAAAAGGCGATACACTCTCGAAGATTGCTAAAGATCATGATATTTCATTGAATGATTTAATTGTTTGGAATCAGATTAAGAGTTACTTAATCTATCCTAATGATCAATTAACAGTTAGCGGAGAGAAAAGTTCAATCACAGTGGCGAATATTGAATTGCATCCGACGAAGATTAAAACCCCGCCAGCACCGTCGACTGCAAATAAAGTGGCAAAAGCACCAGCACCGGCTGTTGCAAAAGCACCTTCGGCAAGTACAGGTGGGCAAGAGATGACAATGACAGCAACAGCCTATACCGCATATTGTGAAGGGTGCTCAGGCGTAACTTACACGGGAATCGATTTACGATCTAACCCGAATCAAAAAGTCATTGCGGTCGACCCGAATATTATTCCGCTCGGTTCACGCGTCTGGGTTGAAGGCTACGGCGAAGCCATTGCAGGCGATATCGGCGGCGCTATCAAAGGAAACATCATTGACGTATTTATACAGCACAAAGCAGATGCCCTAAACTGGGGACGTCGAACAGTTAAGATTAAAATTTTAGACTAA
- a CDS encoding ribonuclease J, with protein MMTIENTMSIFALGGINEIGKNMYVLQYEDDIIVIDCGSKFPDETLMGIDLIIQDISYLKENQDKIRALIVTHGHEDHIGGIPYLLKQINMPIYASRLTLGLIELRIKEHGLLRQTELQMINSDSKLDFGTVQVEFFRTNHSIPDCLGVVFQTPQGTVVHTGDFKFDLTPVNDEYADIHKMAEIGSKGVLLLLSESTNAERPGFNPSERLIGDHIEDAFRKARRKVFISTFASNVHRVQQVVDAAIKTNRKLALLGRSMVNVVSVASELGYLTIPEGMLIEKYEISRMDPERVAILCTGSQGEPMAALSRLSSSNFRQVEVLPEDTVIFASSPIPGNEKGVSRVIDNLYLLGANVIYGSGSATGMHVSGHACQGELQLMLTLMKPKYFIPIHGEHRMLHHHKRLAEAVGVDGENIFVINNGDVVDVTDKTARQTRSIQAGHVFVDGLGIGDVGNIVLRDRKLLSEEGMLIIVVKVNKSDGQLIADPDTISRGFVYSRDAEELMKEVNELVIKTVATLENANGNRQNIIRQSIRKDVDTFLYARTKRRPMILPIIIET; from the coding sequence TTGATGACAATTGAAAACACCATGTCCATTTTCGCTTTAGGCGGCATTAATGAAATCGGGAAAAATATGTATGTTTTGCAATATGAAGACGATATTATTGTGATTGACTGCGGCTCCAAGTTTCCAGACGAAACTTTAATGGGAATCGACTTGATTATCCAAGATATTTCGTATTTGAAGGAAAACCAGGATAAAATTCGGGCTTTGATTGTCACGCATGGCCATGAAGATCATATCGGCGGGATTCCGTATTTATTAAAACAAATCAATATGCCAATTTATGCATCCCGTTTAACGTTAGGGTTAATCGAACTGAGAATAAAGGAACATGGACTTTTACGGCAAACTGAGTTGCAAATGATAAATAGCGATTCAAAATTGGATTTTGGCACGGTGCAAGTTGAATTTTTCCGAACAAACCATAGTATTCCGGATTGTCTTGGAGTCGTGTTTCAAACGCCGCAGGGGACTGTCGTACATACGGGGGATTTCAAGTTTGACTTAACGCCTGTAAATGATGAGTATGCGGATATTCATAAAATGGCCGAAATCGGGAGTAAAGGCGTTCTACTTCTATTATCTGAAAGCACCAATGCCGAGCGACCGGGTTTTAATCCATCTGAACGATTAATCGGCGATCATATTGAAGATGCTTTTCGTAAAGCGCGCAGAAAAGTTTTTATCTCGACGTTCGCATCGAATGTGCACCGGGTCCAGCAAGTCGTCGACGCGGCGATAAAAACAAACCGTAAACTTGCGCTGCTCGGTCGAAGCATGGTGAATGTAGTGTCGGTTGCTTCGGAATTAGGTTATTTAACAATCCCTGAAGGCATGCTCATAGAAAAATATGAAATAAGCCGGATGGATCCCGAACGTGTCGCCATTCTGTGCACGGGAAGCCAAGGCGAACCGATGGCGGCTTTGTCGCGGCTATCAAGTTCGAATTTTCGTCAAGTAGAAGTGCTGCCTGAGGATACAGTTATTTTCGCTTCATCGCCAATTCCGGGAAATGAAAAAGGTGTATCACGCGTTATTGATAATCTCTATCTGCTAGGGGCAAATGTGATTTACGGTTCCGGAAGCGCGACAGGGATGCACGTTTCAGGTCATGCTTGTCAAGGAGAATTACAACTGATGTTGACGTTAATGAAACCTAAATATTTCATCCCGATTCACGGGGAACATAGAATGCTCCACCATCACAAACGATTAGCAGAAGCCGTTGGTGTAGACGGTGAGAATATATTCGTGATCAATAACGGTGATGTTGTTGACGTTACCGATAAAACAGCTCGCCAAACGCGAAGCATTCAAGCGGGGCATGTATTCGTCGATGGCCTGGGAATCGGGGATGTTGGGAATATTGTGTTGCGCGATCGAAAACTTCTTTCTGAAGAAGGAATGCTTATTATTGTCGTTAAAGTAAATAAATCGGATGGCCAACTCATTGCCGATCCAGATACAATCTCTCGTGGTTTCGTCTATAGCCGCGACGCTGAAGAACTGATGAAGGAAGTAAATGAATTAGTCATTAAAACGGTTGCGACATTAGAAAATGCAAATGGAAACCGCCAGAATATAATCAGACAAAGTATTAGAAAAGATGTGGACACGTTTTTATATGCCCGTACAAAGAGACGGCCGATGATTTTGCCGATTATTATTGAGACGTGA